One Thermodesulfobacteriota bacterium genomic window, CTGGCCATCAAAAGTTGTGTTTCTTTTAAATGATCAAATAACTGCAAAATTTCCTGTTTCGATAAAACAACCGGCAATCTTTTTCGTTTTTTTGCCCGTACCACCTGATTCAGATCTCCCGCATCTTTTTCCAACACATACCGATAAAAAAACAACAGGGCGTTAAAGGCCTGATTCTGAGTTGAAAAGCCAATCTTACTATTTACTGCAAGATGTGACAGAAAATCGATGATATCCTGTTTTTCCAAAGCATCGGGCGCCTTGCCTTCCAGAAACTGATAAAACCGCCTGATCCATGAAACATAGGTCTTTTCGGTACTAAATGATCTTTGTTTCAGACGGAGCATGCGAATCATTTCCTGTGCCGTAGCGGTCCATTTTTTATCACTCTCAATCCCTTTATTCTCTCCGGACCGTTCTCCCTTTCTTTTCACAAACTGAAATAGATTAATCGCCTCTTTTGCCTGCTGTACCTGCCAGTCTTCTCTCTTTTTGGATAGCCCCATTAAGAAGCTCTCAATTTCCTTTTGTGTAACCGGTTCTTCTGGTTCTTTACCGCAATAATTATAAAACCGGGACACCCAGGATAAATAATAAGGGACTTGTTTCTCAGGAATAGCTGCTTTTAAGAGTAGGTAATTTTCGTAATTTTTCATGATAAATAATTTTATCTATTTTTATATTGACTCAACATAATATAAATAATTCTTATCTATTTCACACATTATGACAAAAATCAAGCTTTAAATTATATTTCCAATAATCATCCAATTATCTATCTATCTATTTGTAATTATATTATTATAATAACAAGCAACTTGACAGGTCACCA contains:
- a CDS encoding integron integrase, translating into MKNYENYLLLKAAIPEKQVPYYLSWVSRFYNYCGKEPEEPVTQKEIESFLMGLSKKREDWQVQQAKEAINLFQFVKRKGERSGENKGIESDKKWTATAQEMIRMLRLKQRSFSTEKTYVSWIRRFYQFLEGKAPDALEKQDIIDFLSHLAVNSKIGFSTQNQAFNALLFFYRYVLEKDAGDLNQVVRAKKRKRLPVVLSKQEILQLFDHLKETQLLMARIIYGGGLRLNECLKLRIKDIDFERSCVMIRSGKGDKDRQTLLPESLKNDMREHIDSVRNLYDKDRKENLSGVHMPNALGRKYPNASREWLWYWLFPSRTLSVDPRTKKIRRHHLHHNTLQRSIRKASQRARIAKKVSVHTLRHSFATHLLEKGYDIRTIQELLGHSNVQTTMIYTHVATKNRLGVKSPLDVLG